Proteins from one SAR202 cluster bacterium genomic window:
- a CDS encoding sulfite oxidase — translation MTARAQNLVEGAGLVPVSEDPFCREARLGTLDSLITPTERFYIRNHFHEVPDIDPRDYRLTIDGLVRKPLSLSLDDLTAMPSTDLVVTLECAGNSRSFITPPAEGLAFKHGAISTAQWRGVSLASVLNNAGLKDGIKEVVFHGADHGEEEEHGRKLDIDYGRSLPLEIALDPNIILAYEMNGQPLTPGHGFPLRLVVPGWFGMASVKWLTNIHPTDEPYHGFFQKRRYVYINEGTENVAERQPVSALKVKSLITHPRHGEVIQPGPYTVRGFAWSGAGEVAKLDVSVNGGKSWRKAKLERAANSGAWQPWELPWQATDPGHYVFMARATDSAGNVQPRTVPWNFRGYANNAIHTIAIEVPFT, via the coding sequence ATGACCGCCAGAGCCCAAAACCTCGTTGAGGGCGCCGGCCTGGTGCCTGTCTCTGAAGACCCTTTCTGTAGAGAGGCGCGCCTCGGCACCCTGGACTCCCTCATAACGCCCACCGAACGCTTTTATATCCGCAATCATTTCCACGAAGTCCCTGATATCGACCCCCGCGACTACCGTCTCACCATCGACGGCCTCGTCCGCAAACCTCTCTCCTTGTCCCTGGACGACCTCACCGCCATGCCCTCCACCGACCTGGTCGTAACTCTGGAGTGCGCCGGCAATAGCCGCTCCTTCATCACCCCTCCCGCAGAGGGTCTAGCTTTCAAGCACGGGGCCATCAGCACCGCTCAGTGGCGCGGCGTGTCCCTGGCCTCCGTCTTGAACAACGCGGGCCTTAAAGATGGCATCAAGGAGGTGGTCTTCCACGGCGCCGACCACGGCGAGGAGGAGGAACACGGCCGCAAGCTGGACATCGACTATGGCCGCAGCCTCCCCCTCGAAATAGCCCTCGACCCCAACATCATCCTGGCCTACGAGATGAACGGCCAGCCCTTAACCCCCGGCCACGGCTTCCCCCTGCGGCTCGTAGTCCCCGGCTGGTTTGGCATGGCCTCCGTCAAGTGGCTCACTAACATCCACCCCACCGATGAGCCATACCACGGCTTCTTCCAGAAGCGACGCTATGTCTATATAAACGAGGGCACGGAGAACGTGGCCGAGCGCCAGCCCGTCTCGGCGTTAAAAGTGAAGTCCCTTATCACCCACCCTCGACACGGTGAGGTTATCCAGCCCGGCCCCTACACCGTCCGGGGCTTCGCCTGGTCCGGCGCGGGCGAGGTTGCCAAGTTGGACGTGAGCGTCAACGGCGGCAAAAGCTGGCGAAAGGCCAAACTTGAGCGCGCCGCCAACTCCGGCGCCTGGCAGCCCTGGGAACTCCCATGGCAGGCCACCGACCCGGGTCACTACGTCTTCATGGCCCGCGCCACCGACTCCGCCGGCAACGTCCAGCCTCGCACCGTTCCCTGGAATTTCCGCGGCTACGCCAACAACGCCATCCACACCATCGCCATAGAAGTCCCCTTCACTTAG
- a CDS encoding cupin domain-containing protein has translation MKVIKIADVPKTDMTNQPIFFGGKISRQPLVDEKSSKFFNFSVVNFDKGARNKWHIHSSDQILLVTRGKGIVATEKEERSVTEGTVIHVIAGEKHWHGASKDSDFSHITLTAVGSTTEMVA, from the coding sequence ATGAAAGTCATCAAGATCGCTGACGTCCCCAAGACAGACATGACCAACCAGCCCATCTTCTTCGGCGGCAAGATCTCTCGACAGCCGCTGGTGGACGAGAAGTCCAGCAAGTTCTTTAACTTCTCCGTCGTGAACTTCGACAAAGGCGCCCGCAACAAGTGGCACATTCACTCCAGCGACCAGATCCTGCTGGTGACGCGAGGCAAGGGCATTGTCGCCACTGAAAAAGAGGAGCGCAGCGTTACGGAGGGCACGGTCATCCACGTTATCGCCGGCGAGAAGCACTGGCACGGCGCCTCCAAGGACTCGGACTTCTCCCATATCACCCTTACCGCCGTCGGCAGCACCACCGAAATGGTGGCCTAG